The sequence AAAAGGATGCCATCGTATCTGACATTTACAACACCATTGAGGAGGTTCTGGATTGCCTCTTTATCACCCTTTGCCCGCAGGGGACTTTCCATAAGCCATTCATCCGCCTCTTTTCTTAAAAGGATGTTTTCTATTGTATTTTTACCATTGGCCCGTAATATCTGAAACTCTACCACATCCTTTGGTTCAAAAGGGAAAAGTCTTTTTCTTATCTCTTTAACTACCTTTTTCTCTTCAGCCTTCCTGTCTATTAGATAAAAAGAGCCGCCTATAACAGCAAGTGCAATAAACCAGAAAATCGTCTTTTTGAAAAACCTCACCTTTTAAATCTCCGCCTGCTTAAAATAAAGATGCCGCAGGTCAAGACAAATAAAGGCATTATAACCACAGGAAGCCAGAATACAAGCCTTCCCTGTGTTTTCGTAAGCACGATGGGTGTTGACTGCGGTTCCTTTTTTCTTATGGAGATTAAATCAGACTCCTCTGCAAGCCAGTTTACAGTATTAAGAAAGAAATCCTTATTCCCTGCAAGATTTATATTGGTATTATTTACAAAATCAGAGTCTCCAAAGACTACGATTTTTGCAAATTTCTTGCCCCCTGACTCCTGACTCTTGACCTTTGATTCTTGTGTCTCTACTACTGCAACCCCGGCAACAGGGACAGGACCCCTCTTATCTTTTCCTTCATCGTATTGTGCCTTTCCTGCCTCAAGTGCGGCTTTGTCTATCTCTGCCCAACTCTCTCCCCCTGTCATTGCAAGGGTATATATGCCCTTTGAAGCGTCCTTTTCTACTGAAACAGACCTGGTGAGGGGAAAGAATGTTGCTAAATCAAACTCTTTTGTAATAGGGTGCTCCTTGTCATACTGTGCCACAACAGGGGTCAGATAATTTGCACCAAATACCTGAGAGAGTTTATCAATGATAATATCATCACCAATAGTGAAGCCATATCCCTTTAATAATGCCACCGTGTTAGGGACAGTAAACGGGTCAAGCATGAACAGGATATTTCCGCCTTTTTTAATATAATCCTGAATTCTATTAAATTCTTCCTGCAGGGGTTCTTTTTTAGGACCGCTGATTATGAGAAGTGATGCATCTTCAGGCACAGCAGGAGATTCCAAAAGTATAAGTTCCTTTACCTGATAGTTTTCCTTTTCCATAGATTCTCGGACAGCCTTATAACCGCTGTTCTGGAAATCAGTAATATTGTTTTCACCGTGTCCCTTGAGGAAATATATGGTTTTTACCTTATCCCTTGTCACCTTAAGGATTGCATTTGTCAGTTTCTCCTCAGATTCAAATCCAACAACCTCCTGTTTGCCGTCACTCTGGACAAGTGTCGTCCTGTAGGATGTTATGCCGTATTTTGATGCAAGACCAGGTTTTTTGTCAGGGTCAATGAATTGGTACTTAAATTTAGGGGAATAATTGGAATACCCCTCCAGAAGGTCTTCCATCTGCTGCCTTGTCCTTTCATCGCTCCTGTAAAATGCTATTACATTTATATCTTTTTTAAGGGCGCTCAAGAGTTTTATACTCTGGTCTGATAAGGTGTATCTGCCGCCCTTTGTCAAATCCCAACGCATCTTATATTTTATTGACATTACTGCCGCAAGGGAGAGGACTACAAGAAATACAGATATCATAATAGCAGTGTTGACACCGTATTTGGTTGACCTCTTTGACACCAGTTCTCTTATGGCAGAAAAGTTTATATAAAAGGATACAAGAAGAAGGATAAGCCCTGCCCAGACAAGAACTGCTGAAATGGTTTCCATTGTGCCTTTTATTAAGACAGCAAACCCACCTGCTAAAAGCAGCAGCAAGCCAACAATCCATGTGAATGATAAGTATTTGTTCATAAATTTTGCATTTTGATTTTTAAATTTTGATTTTTTTATCCTCTCCACTTATTTGACTCAAGCATCCTGAGTGTAAGGAATATAAACAGGGTTATAAATACGCCGTAATAGATAATATCCTCTGTATCAATAACACCTTTTGCAAATGCCTCCAGATGGTCAGTAATTGCTATGTATGAGATAATCTTCCCTACGGCAGGATCAGCAAGCCCTACTGAAAAACTGAGCAGCCAAAAGAATATCAGTGCGCCAAATGCAACAGTAGCAGCAATGACCTGATTTTCTGTAATGGATGATGCAAATATCCCCAGAGAAATAAAAGAGGCGCCGAGGAGAAAGAGTCCGATATAACCTGTTATTAAAGGTCCTATTTCTGGTTCACCGTAAATCATAATAAGTATTGGATAAAGTGCCGTCGGGATAAGCATAACTACAAATACAAAGAGGCAGGCAAAGAATTTACCAAGGAGAACCTGCATATCTGTTACAGGATAGGTTAAGAGGAGTTCAATAGTGCCTGTCTTTTTCTCCTCTGAAAAGAGCCTCATTGTCAAGATTGGCATCATAAGAAGCATTATGACACTCATATTTCCAAAGAGGGGTCTTATAACTATTTCAGTAACATTCAGCAGTCCATACTGCTTTGCAGCCATCGGGTTTATTGTTGCCTGATAACTTATAGTGGCAAAGGTAGCAAGGATGCTATAGAAGAAGTAACTGCTTATCACCAGAAATATGGTTATTACCACATACGCTATAGGTGATGTGAAATATGATTTTAATTCCTTTTTAAATATCAGATAAAAGTTGCGCATGTCTTTGCCTTTTGCCTTTTGCCTTTAGCCTATTCCTTTGTTACCAACTTTATAAATATATCTTCTAAACTCATCTCAAAGGGTCTCATCTCAAGTAGTCCCCAGTTGTTTTTCACAATCCTGGGTGCCAGTTCTTTTCGGACATCCACACCCTTCCGCCTTGAATCCTTGATGTCATATTCTGCGGCGTATCAACAGCAACAACCTCACCCTTGTTGATTATAACTACCCTATGGCAGATCATACTCACCTCTGGGAGTATGTGAGTGCTTAATATAATCGTTCTTTTACCTGCCAGACCTTTTATAAGTTTTCTTATTTCTATTATTTGATTAGGGTCAAGTCCTATGGTCGGCTCATCAAGTATTAAGACATCAGGGTCATTCACAAGTGCCTGTGCAAGCCCGACCCTCTGCCTGTAGCCCTTTGAGAGTTCACCGATAAGTTTGCGTGAGACATCCTGCAGGGCACAATCATCCATTACCTTATTAACCCTGTCATCCATATCATATTTTTTTATACCCTTTATACCGGCAGCAAAC comes from Deltaproteobacteria bacterium and encodes:
- a CDS encoding GldG family protein; the encoded protein is MNKYLSFTWIVGLLLLLAGGFAVLIKGTMETISAVLVWAGLILLLVSFYINFSAIRELVSKRSTKYGVNTAIMISVFLVVLSLAAVMSIKYKMRWDLTKGGRYTLSDQSIKLLSALKKDINVIAFYRSDERTRQQMEDLLEGYSNYSPKFKYQFIDPDKKPGLASKYGITSYRTTLVQSDGKQEVVGFESEEKLTNAILKVTRDKVKTIYFLKGHGENNITDFQNSGYKAVRESMEKENYQVKELILLESPAVPEDASLLIISGPKKEPLQEEFNRIQDYIKKGGNILFMLDPFTVPNTVALLKGYGFTIGDDIIIDKLSQVFGANYLTPVVAQYDKEHPITKEFDLATFFPLTRSVSVEKDASKGIYTLAMTGGESWAEIDKAALEAGKAQYDEGKDKRGPVPVAGVAVVETQESKVKSQESGGKKFAKIVVFGDSDFVNNTNINLAGNKDFFLNTVNWLAEESDLISIRKKEPQSTPIVLTKTQGRLVFWLPVVIMPLFVLTCGIFILSRRRFKR
- a CDS encoding ABC transporter permease subunit, giving the protein MRNFYLIFKKELKSYFTSPIAYVVITIFLVISSYFFYSILATFATISYQATINPMAAKQYGLLNVTEIVIRPLFGNMSVIMLLMMPILTMRLFSEEKKTGTIELLLTYPVTDMQVLLGKFFACLFVFVVMLIPTALYPILIMIYGEPEIGPLITGYIGLFLLGASFISLGIFASSITENQVIAATVAFGALIFFWLLSFSVGLADPAVGKIISYIAITDHLEAFAKGVIDTEDIIYYGVFITLFIFLTLRMLESNKWRG
- a CDS encoding ATP-binding cassette domain-containing protein produces the protein MIQVENLTKNYGSHQALKGISFTVNKGEILGFLGPNGAGKTTTMRILTGFFPATSGKAVVAGFDVFEEPMEVRKRIGYLPENVPLYRDMVVTDYLKFAAGIKGIKKYDMDDRVNKVMDDCALQDVSRKLIGELSKGYRQRVGLAQALVNDPDVLILDEPTIGLDPNQIIEIRKLIKGLAGKRTIILSTHILPEVSMICHRVVIINKGEVVAVDTPQNMTSRIQGGRVWMSEKNWHPGL